Proteins from a single region of Argopecten irradians isolate NY chromosome 7, Ai_NY, whole genome shotgun sequence:
- the LOC138328292 gene encoding leucine-rich repeat-containing protein 74A-like isoform X3 translates to MDSGEGAVIPGESPVADDKNGSGQYIETGNSKSKSPVGSRENSTLDKNHNNEIKKSPEPDRETTTKTPEALANGKREATNVQIGKRSATLFLSSHSLKLSSKAKSGVTKAPSREGRKPPSRAPTNLSQTSSKNKQRKSIEPPDELSQLKIIKKEFTFTGYDIMADVEPVPVIPEDEKLAHEIQKSYTDSCKQVGVIPVRSLIPQLCSPVVQLRCRSLGPKGADALAITLVNNPTVTSLDLEDNGIGPEGAKSLAEMLDVNHNITDVSLAENLILKEGLSAIAEMMKNNFYIQSLDLTGSGFVDSDAYIVADLLENNKILRELVLSHNQFGDKGGYVIAQALAQNDTLRIIDLSWNHIRGEGAKSIAACIQKNIGLRKMDLSWNGFTTGDCAIFGVTLKDNTTLKELDLSNNQLGETALGFLMKGIQTSDGLEILRIGGNLIVPKMALVILKTIEQSQTCRVHTLDMGDTEVDEEFYTIADEMQAKGSFEVAHGPVIKRRDLKTNSAGAIDGNMDAVYELFKYMSDNNYRVIDLMKWLDKDGSMSISRDEFKKGMITAEVPLTEHQLDILLDKLDVDGDGEVDFKELLLGERMFRRKMRQKKERLRSTKEKAAKLRKIVLATINEKP, encoded by the exons ATGGATTCCGGTGAGGGTGCTGTGATACCTGGTGAATCCCCGGTAGCAGACGACAAGAATGGCAGTGGACAGTACATAGAGACAGGAAATTCAAAATCCAAATCACCAGTTGGTTCCAGGGAAAATTCAACCTTGGACAAAAATCACAATAATGAAATCAAGAAATCGCCGGAACCGGATCGGGAAACGACGACAAAGACACCGGAAGCTCTCGCGAATGGAAAGCGGGAGGCAACAAATGTTCAGATAGGAAAAAGAAGTGCAACGTTGTTTCTTAGTTCCCATTCGTTAAAATTAAGTTCTAAAGCTAAATCTGGTGTTACAAAAGCTCCATCACGAGAAGGGAGAAAGCCTCCGTCTAGGGCACCAACGAATCTCTCACAAACATcaagtaaaaacaaacaaaggaaAAGTATTGAGCCTCCTGATGAACTTAGTCaactaaaaataattaaaaaggaGTTTACATTCACGGGATATGATATCATGGCAGATG TGGAACCAGTCCCTGTGATTCCCGAGGATGAGAAGCTTGCCCATGAGATCCAGAAATCCTACACTGACTCGTGTAAACAAGTAGGCGTGATCCCAGTCCGCTCTCTCATACCACAACTTTGTAGTCCCGTCGTCCAACTCCGGTGTCGCTCCCTAGGTCCCAAAGGAGCTGATGCTTTAGCCATTACTCTAGTC AACAACCCAACCGTGACCAGTCTCGACCTGGAGGATAATGGGATAGGTCCCGAGGGAGCTAAAAGTCTCGCTGAAATGCTTGATGTCAACCATAATATCACAGACGTT AGTTTAGCTGAAAACTTAATATTAAAAGAAGGTCTAAGTGCAATAGCGGAAATGATGAAGAACAACTTTTACATTCAGTCTCTTGATCTTACAG GTAGTGGATTTGTAGATAGTGATGCCTATATTGTAGCAGACTTACTAGAG AACAACAAGATCCTAAGAGAATTGGTACTTAGTCATAACCAGTTTGGTGATAAAGGCGGGTATGTCATTGCTCAAGCTCTAG cCCAAAATGATACTTTACGGATCATTGATTTAAGCTGGAACCACATACGAGGAGAAGGTGCTAAATCTATAGCCGCTTGTATACAG AAAAACATCGGTTTAAGAAAAATGGATCTTTCTTGGAATGGCTTCACTACCGGGGACTGTGCTATATTTGGAGTGACACTGAAAGATAATACAACCCTTAAGGAGTTAGACCTTTCCAATAACCAATTAGGGGAGACTGCCTTAGGGTTCCTAATGAAAGGCATTCAAACAAGTGATGGTCTCGAAATCTTGAGA ATTGGAGGAAACCTTATCGTTCCGAAAATGGCTCTGGtgattttgaaaacaatagAACAATCGCAGACTTGTCGTGTCCATACGTTGGATATGGGA GATACGGAGGTCGATGAAGAATTCTATACAATAGCAGACGAGATGCAAGCTAAGGGATCGTTCGAGGTGGCGCACGGTCCGGTCATCAAGCGAAGGGATCTGAAGACAAATTCCGCTGGAGCTATTGATGGAAACATGGACGCTGTGTACGAACTGTTCAAGTACATGAGCGACAACAACTACCGCGTTATAGACCTAATGAAATGGCTAGACAAGGATGGAAGCATGAGCATCAGTCGTGACGAGTTCAAGAAAGGGATGATT ACCGCCGAGGTCCCTCTGACCGAGCACCAACTAGATATTCTACTTGACAAACTGGATGTTGATGGTGACGGCGAAGTTGATTTCAA AGAGTTGTTGTTAGGAGAACGAATGTTTAGAAGAAAGATGCGGCAAAAGAAGGAAAGATTGCGTTCTACCAAGGAGAAAGCTGCAAAGTTGAGAAAAATTGTGCTTGCAACAATCAATGAAAAACCATAA
- the LOC138328292 gene encoding leucine-rich repeat-containing protein 74B-like isoform X4, producing the protein MGNFQFHTQEDEMDSGEGAVIPGESPVADDKNGSGQYIETGNSKSKSPVGSRENSTLDKNHNNEIKKSPEPDRETTTKTPEALANGKREATNVQIGKRSATLFLSSHSLKLSSKAKSGVTKAPSREGRKPPSRAPTNLSQTSSKNKQRKSIEPPDELSQLKIIKKEFTFTGYDIMADVEPVPVIPEDEKLAHEIQKSYTDSCKQVGVIPVRSLIPQLCSPVVQLRCRSLGPKGADALAITLVNNPTVTSLDLEDNGIGPEGAKSLAEMLDVNHNITDVSLAENLILKEGLSAIAEMMKNNFYIQSLDLTGSGFVDSDAYIVADLLENNKILRELVLSHNQFGDKGGYVIAQALAQNDTLRIIDLSWNHIRGEGAKSIAACIQKNIGLRKMDLSWNGFTTGDCAIFGVTLKDNTTLKELDLSNNQLGETALGFLMKGIQTSDGLEILRIGGNLIVPKMALVILKTIEQSQTCRVHTLDMGDTEVDEEFYTIADEMQAKGSFEVAHGPVIKRRDLKTNSAGAIDGNMDAVYELFKYMSDNNYRVIDLMKWLDKDGSMSISRDEFKKGMITAEVPLTEHQLDILLDKLDVDGDGEVDFKELESLLESCC; encoded by the exons ATGGGGAATTTTCAATTCCATACACAG GAGGACGAAATGGATTCCGGTGAGGGTGCTGTGATACCTGGTGAATCCCCGGTAGCAGACGACAAGAATGGCAGTGGACAGTACATAGAGACAGGAAATTCAAAATCCAAATCACCAGTTGGTTCCAGGGAAAATTCAACCTTGGACAAAAATCACAATAATGAAATCAAGAAATCGCCGGAACCGGATCGGGAAACGACGACAAAGACACCGGAAGCTCTCGCGAATGGAAAGCGGGAGGCAACAAATGTTCAGATAGGAAAAAGAAGTGCAACGTTGTTTCTTAGTTCCCATTCGTTAAAATTAAGTTCTAAAGCTAAATCTGGTGTTACAAAAGCTCCATCACGAGAAGGGAGAAAGCCTCCGTCTAGGGCACCAACGAATCTCTCACAAACATcaagtaaaaacaaacaaaggaaAAGTATTGAGCCTCCTGATGAACTTAGTCaactaaaaataattaaaaaggaGTTTACATTCACGGGATATGATATCATGGCAGATG TGGAACCAGTCCCTGTGATTCCCGAGGATGAGAAGCTTGCCCATGAGATCCAGAAATCCTACACTGACTCGTGTAAACAAGTAGGCGTGATCCCAGTCCGCTCTCTCATACCACAACTTTGTAGTCCCGTCGTCCAACTCCGGTGTCGCTCCCTAGGTCCCAAAGGAGCTGATGCTTTAGCCATTACTCTAGTC AACAACCCAACCGTGACCAGTCTCGACCTGGAGGATAATGGGATAGGTCCCGAGGGAGCTAAAAGTCTCGCTGAAATGCTTGATGTCAACCATAATATCACAGACGTT AGTTTAGCTGAAAACTTAATATTAAAAGAAGGTCTAAGTGCAATAGCGGAAATGATGAAGAACAACTTTTACATTCAGTCTCTTGATCTTACAG GTAGTGGATTTGTAGATAGTGATGCCTATATTGTAGCAGACTTACTAGAG AACAACAAGATCCTAAGAGAATTGGTACTTAGTCATAACCAGTTTGGTGATAAAGGCGGGTATGTCATTGCTCAAGCTCTAG cCCAAAATGATACTTTACGGATCATTGATTTAAGCTGGAACCACATACGAGGAGAAGGTGCTAAATCTATAGCCGCTTGTATACAG AAAAACATCGGTTTAAGAAAAATGGATCTTTCTTGGAATGGCTTCACTACCGGGGACTGTGCTATATTTGGAGTGACACTGAAAGATAATACAACCCTTAAGGAGTTAGACCTTTCCAATAACCAATTAGGGGAGACTGCCTTAGGGTTCCTAATGAAAGGCATTCAAACAAGTGATGGTCTCGAAATCTTGAGA ATTGGAGGAAACCTTATCGTTCCGAAAATGGCTCTGGtgattttgaaaacaatagAACAATCGCAGACTTGTCGTGTCCATACGTTGGATATGGGA GATACGGAGGTCGATGAAGAATTCTATACAATAGCAGACGAGATGCAAGCTAAGGGATCGTTCGAGGTGGCGCACGGTCCGGTCATCAAGCGAAGGGATCTGAAGACAAATTCCGCTGGAGCTATTGATGGAAACATGGACGCTGTGTACGAACTGTTCAAGTACATGAGCGACAACAACTACCGCGTTATAGACCTAATGAAATGGCTAGACAAGGATGGAAGCATGAGCATCAGTCGTGACGAGTTCAAGAAAGGGATGATT ACCGCCGAGGTCCCTCTGACCGAGCACCAACTAGATATTCTACTTGACAAACTGGATGTTGATGGTGACGGCGAAGTTGATTTCAA GGAACTTGAAAGTTTATTGG AGAGTTGTTGTTAG
- the LOC138327186 gene encoding LOW QUALITY PROTEIN: protein mono-ADP-ribosyltransferase PARP15-like (The sequence of the model RefSeq protein was modified relative to this genomic sequence to represent the inferred CDS: inserted 1 base in 1 codon; deleted 2 bases in 1 codon), translating to MGNNHSSDEDEDVQYSPSRLDQLVYQRNPSRISSGASDDMNEEDEESPPPPTRRRRRPRFTKIGSIDTTVIKGNIIEETADVIVNSVAPELKLSQGRASRSLLNAAGDKIQTECDNNYPGGINPGDMAVTSGGKLSCQKIYHVCLPKWTGPQEEKVMKSLLHKCLEKAHITNRTSIAFPALGTGFLGYSPDTVAKTMFQCLKDFDGAHNSTTLKTIYIVVFYKEDNIFREFLSAVKSLALPPGSSGPAANTTPTTTKIGPINFEVVCGKMAEQKVDVIVNSTSKDLKLGRGSGLAKSLLEVAGPELQTECDNGYPNGILPGDLAVTXGYKLPCKKVFHGTFTSFYTKQRGHKRPEEVVYDFVQDCLLEADNKGYNSIAFPALGTGMLKFPKDIVANAIVEGIKDYEKKKQTHLLQVKVVVFGPDWRDIVQAFKDEIQGKNKIQRPVTSTVPARNTKAFLKHKYMEYPRPPPYWTRYNTDQEKCEGMGDGPQVLPNADRTTRKYQTLENYLNMCQSLFRQAYTVGNFKDLQNVSGSRGPVVTSKHLHNAMTQHLHYEINEAYLFHGTKSPYVQTITHQGLDNRLAQAGRLGSGVYAAEVASKSSQYIGRYRLKISR from the exons ATGGGTAACAACCATAGTAGTGATGAag ATGAAGATGTACAATACTCACCGTCAAGGTTGGATCAGTTAGTCTACCAGCGGAATCCTTCACGTATCAGTTCTGGTGCGTCTGACGACATGAACGAAGAAGATGAAGAATCGCCCCCACCACCAACAAGGCGAAGACGGCGTCCAAGGTTCACTAAAATTGgcagtatagacaccacagttaTCAAAGGGAACATCATAGAGGAAACG gctgatgtcatagtgAACAGTGTTGCACCAGAACTCAAATTAAGTCAAGGGAGAGCATCCAGGAGTCTTCTAAATGCGGCTGGGGATAAAATCCAGACTGAGTGTGACAATAACTACCCGGGGGGTATTAACCCCGGGGACATGGCCGTGACGAGTGGAGGAAAACTTTCCTGTCAGAAGATCTACCATGTTTGCCTGCCAAAATGGACGGGTCCCCAAGAGGAAAAG GTGATGAAATCACTGTTACACAAGTGTCTGGAGAAAGCTCACATCACTAACAGGACCTCCATAGCATTCCCAGCTCTAGGTACAGGTTTCCTCGGATACTCCCCGGATACGGTTGCTAAGACAATGTTCCAGTGTTTAAAAGATTTCGATGGAGCTCATAATTCAACCACcttgaaaacaatatatattgtggTATTCTACAAGGAAGACAATATATTCCgg GAATTCCTGTCGGCTGTGAAGTCTCTAGCCCTGCCACCAGGCT CATCTGGACCTGCAGCAAATACAACCCCTACTACGACAAAAATTGGTCCAATTAATTTTGAGGTTGTTTGTGGCAAAATGGCTGAACAGAAG GTTGATGtgattgtaaacagtacctCTAAGGACCTGAAGCTGGGTCGGGGGTCGGGCCTGGCAAAGTCCCTACTAGAGGTAGCTGGCCCCGAACTACAGACTGAATGTGACAATGGGTACCCCAACGGGATCCTCCCAGGAGATCTTGCCGTTA GGGGCTACAAGCTTCCCTGTAAAAAGGTGTTCCATGGAACTTTCACCTCATTTTATACCAAACAGAGAGGACATAAACGGCCCGAGGAG GTTGTATATGACTTTGTGCAAGACTGTTTGTTGGAAGCTGACAACAAGGGCTACAACTCCATTGCATTCCCTGCTCTTGGGACAGGCATGCTTAAATTCCCAAAGGATATAGTAGCTAATGCAATAGTGGAAGGGATTAAAgattatgaaaagaaaaaacaaactcATCTCTTACAGGTGAAAGTTGTCGTGTTTGGACCTGATTGGAGAGATATTGTACAG GCCTTTAAAGATGAAATCCAGGGAAAGAACAAAATACAAAGACCAG TTACATCTACGGTTCCTGCCAGAAACACCAAAGCCTTC TTAAAGCACAAATACATGGAGTATCCTCGCCCTCCCCCATACTGGACCAGGTACAACACGGACCAAGAAAAGTGTGAAGGAATGGGCGATGGACCCCAAGTCCTCCCCAACGCTG ATAGAACGACTAGAAAGTATCAAACTTTAGAGAATTACCTCAATATGTGTCAGAGTCTATTTCGGCAGGCGTACACGGTCGGTAACTTTAAAGACTTACAGAACGTTAGTGGATCTCGAGGACCAGTTGTCACTTCTAAGCATCTCCATAACGCCATGACACAGCATCTTCATTATGAAATCAATGAAGCATATCTTTTCCATGGAACGAAAAGTCCTTATGTACAAACAATAACTCACCAGGGCCTTGACAATCGCTTAGCTCAGGCTGGTCGCCTTGGAAGTGGTGTGTATGCAGCAGAGGTGGCATCCAAATCCAGTCAATATATTGGTAGGTATCGGCTAAAAATATCTAGATGA
- the LOC138328292 gene encoding leucine-rich repeat-containing protein 74A-like isoform X2 produces the protein MEDEMDSGEGAVIPGESPVADDKNGSGQYIETGNSKSKSPVGSRENSTLDKNHNNEIKKSPEPDRETTTKTPEALANGKREATNVQIGKRSATLFLSSHSLKLSSKAKSGVTKAPSREGRKPPSRAPTNLSQTSSKNKQRKSIEPPDELSQLKIIKKEFTFTGYDIMADVEPVPVIPEDEKLAHEIQKSYTDSCKQVGVIPVRSLIPQLCSPVVQLRCRSLGPKGADALAITLVNNPTVTSLDLEDNGIGPEGAKSLAEMLDVNHNITDVSLAENLILKEGLSAIAEMMKNNFYIQSLDLTGSGFVDSDAYIVADLLENNKILRELVLSHNQFGDKGGYVIAQALAQNDTLRIIDLSWNHIRGEGAKSIAACIQKNIGLRKMDLSWNGFTTGDCAIFGVTLKDNTTLKELDLSNNQLGETALGFLMKGIQTSDGLEILRIGGNLIVPKMALVILKTIEQSQTCRVHTLDMGDTEVDEEFYTIADEMQAKGSFEVAHGPVIKRRDLKTNSAGAIDGNMDAVYELFKYMSDNNYRVIDLMKWLDKDGSMSISRDEFKKGMITAEVPLTEHQLDILLDKLDVDGDGEVDFKELLLGERMFRRKMRQKKERLRSTKEKAAKLRKIVLATINEKP, from the exons ATG GAGGACGAAATGGATTCCGGTGAGGGTGCTGTGATACCTGGTGAATCCCCGGTAGCAGACGACAAGAATGGCAGTGGACAGTACATAGAGACAGGAAATTCAAAATCCAAATCACCAGTTGGTTCCAGGGAAAATTCAACCTTGGACAAAAATCACAATAATGAAATCAAGAAATCGCCGGAACCGGATCGGGAAACGACGACAAAGACACCGGAAGCTCTCGCGAATGGAAAGCGGGAGGCAACAAATGTTCAGATAGGAAAAAGAAGTGCAACGTTGTTTCTTAGTTCCCATTCGTTAAAATTAAGTTCTAAAGCTAAATCTGGTGTTACAAAAGCTCCATCACGAGAAGGGAGAAAGCCTCCGTCTAGGGCACCAACGAATCTCTCACAAACATcaagtaaaaacaaacaaaggaaAAGTATTGAGCCTCCTGATGAACTTAGTCaactaaaaataattaaaaaggaGTTTACATTCACGGGATATGATATCATGGCAGATG TGGAACCAGTCCCTGTGATTCCCGAGGATGAGAAGCTTGCCCATGAGATCCAGAAATCCTACACTGACTCGTGTAAACAAGTAGGCGTGATCCCAGTCCGCTCTCTCATACCACAACTTTGTAGTCCCGTCGTCCAACTCCGGTGTCGCTCCCTAGGTCCCAAAGGAGCTGATGCTTTAGCCATTACTCTAGTC AACAACCCAACCGTGACCAGTCTCGACCTGGAGGATAATGGGATAGGTCCCGAGGGAGCTAAAAGTCTCGCTGAAATGCTTGATGTCAACCATAATATCACAGACGTT AGTTTAGCTGAAAACTTAATATTAAAAGAAGGTCTAAGTGCAATAGCGGAAATGATGAAGAACAACTTTTACATTCAGTCTCTTGATCTTACAG GTAGTGGATTTGTAGATAGTGATGCCTATATTGTAGCAGACTTACTAGAG AACAACAAGATCCTAAGAGAATTGGTACTTAGTCATAACCAGTTTGGTGATAAAGGCGGGTATGTCATTGCTCAAGCTCTAG cCCAAAATGATACTTTACGGATCATTGATTTAAGCTGGAACCACATACGAGGAGAAGGTGCTAAATCTATAGCCGCTTGTATACAG AAAAACATCGGTTTAAGAAAAATGGATCTTTCTTGGAATGGCTTCACTACCGGGGACTGTGCTATATTTGGAGTGACACTGAAAGATAATACAACCCTTAAGGAGTTAGACCTTTCCAATAACCAATTAGGGGAGACTGCCTTAGGGTTCCTAATGAAAGGCATTCAAACAAGTGATGGTCTCGAAATCTTGAGA ATTGGAGGAAACCTTATCGTTCCGAAAATGGCTCTGGtgattttgaaaacaatagAACAATCGCAGACTTGTCGTGTCCATACGTTGGATATGGGA GATACGGAGGTCGATGAAGAATTCTATACAATAGCAGACGAGATGCAAGCTAAGGGATCGTTCGAGGTGGCGCACGGTCCGGTCATCAAGCGAAGGGATCTGAAGACAAATTCCGCTGGAGCTATTGATGGAAACATGGACGCTGTGTACGAACTGTTCAAGTACATGAGCGACAACAACTACCGCGTTATAGACCTAATGAAATGGCTAGACAAGGATGGAAGCATGAGCATCAGTCGTGACGAGTTCAAGAAAGGGATGATT ACCGCCGAGGTCCCTCTGACCGAGCACCAACTAGATATTCTACTTGACAAACTGGATGTTGATGGTGACGGCGAAGTTGATTTCAA AGAGTTGTTGTTAGGAGAACGAATGTTTAGAAGAAAGATGCGGCAAAAGAAGGAAAGATTGCGTTCTACCAAGGAGAAAGCTGCAAAGTTGAGAAAAATTGTGCTTGCAACAATCAATGAAAAACCATAA
- the LOC138328292 gene encoding leucine-rich repeat-containing protein 74A-like isoform X1, producing MGNFQFHTQEDEMDSGEGAVIPGESPVADDKNGSGQYIETGNSKSKSPVGSRENSTLDKNHNNEIKKSPEPDRETTTKTPEALANGKREATNVQIGKRSATLFLSSHSLKLSSKAKSGVTKAPSREGRKPPSRAPTNLSQTSSKNKQRKSIEPPDELSQLKIIKKEFTFTGYDIMADVEPVPVIPEDEKLAHEIQKSYTDSCKQVGVIPVRSLIPQLCSPVVQLRCRSLGPKGADALAITLVNNPTVTSLDLEDNGIGPEGAKSLAEMLDVNHNITDVSLAENLILKEGLSAIAEMMKNNFYIQSLDLTGSGFVDSDAYIVADLLENNKILRELVLSHNQFGDKGGYVIAQALAQNDTLRIIDLSWNHIRGEGAKSIAACIQKNIGLRKMDLSWNGFTTGDCAIFGVTLKDNTTLKELDLSNNQLGETALGFLMKGIQTSDGLEILRIGGNLIVPKMALVILKTIEQSQTCRVHTLDMGDTEVDEEFYTIADEMQAKGSFEVAHGPVIKRRDLKTNSAGAIDGNMDAVYELFKYMSDNNYRVIDLMKWLDKDGSMSISRDEFKKGMITAEVPLTEHQLDILLDKLDVDGDGEVDFKELLLGERMFRRKMRQKKERLRSTKEKAAKLRKIVLATINEKP from the exons ATGGGGAATTTTCAATTCCATACACAG GAGGACGAAATGGATTCCGGTGAGGGTGCTGTGATACCTGGTGAATCCCCGGTAGCAGACGACAAGAATGGCAGTGGACAGTACATAGAGACAGGAAATTCAAAATCCAAATCACCAGTTGGTTCCAGGGAAAATTCAACCTTGGACAAAAATCACAATAATGAAATCAAGAAATCGCCGGAACCGGATCGGGAAACGACGACAAAGACACCGGAAGCTCTCGCGAATGGAAAGCGGGAGGCAACAAATGTTCAGATAGGAAAAAGAAGTGCAACGTTGTTTCTTAGTTCCCATTCGTTAAAATTAAGTTCTAAAGCTAAATCTGGTGTTACAAAAGCTCCATCACGAGAAGGGAGAAAGCCTCCGTCTAGGGCACCAACGAATCTCTCACAAACATcaagtaaaaacaaacaaaggaaAAGTATTGAGCCTCCTGATGAACTTAGTCaactaaaaataattaaaaaggaGTTTACATTCACGGGATATGATATCATGGCAGATG TGGAACCAGTCCCTGTGATTCCCGAGGATGAGAAGCTTGCCCATGAGATCCAGAAATCCTACACTGACTCGTGTAAACAAGTAGGCGTGATCCCAGTCCGCTCTCTCATACCACAACTTTGTAGTCCCGTCGTCCAACTCCGGTGTCGCTCCCTAGGTCCCAAAGGAGCTGATGCTTTAGCCATTACTCTAGTC AACAACCCAACCGTGACCAGTCTCGACCTGGAGGATAATGGGATAGGTCCCGAGGGAGCTAAAAGTCTCGCTGAAATGCTTGATGTCAACCATAATATCACAGACGTT AGTTTAGCTGAAAACTTAATATTAAAAGAAGGTCTAAGTGCAATAGCGGAAATGATGAAGAACAACTTTTACATTCAGTCTCTTGATCTTACAG GTAGTGGATTTGTAGATAGTGATGCCTATATTGTAGCAGACTTACTAGAG AACAACAAGATCCTAAGAGAATTGGTACTTAGTCATAACCAGTTTGGTGATAAAGGCGGGTATGTCATTGCTCAAGCTCTAG cCCAAAATGATACTTTACGGATCATTGATTTAAGCTGGAACCACATACGAGGAGAAGGTGCTAAATCTATAGCCGCTTGTATACAG AAAAACATCGGTTTAAGAAAAATGGATCTTTCTTGGAATGGCTTCACTACCGGGGACTGTGCTATATTTGGAGTGACACTGAAAGATAATACAACCCTTAAGGAGTTAGACCTTTCCAATAACCAATTAGGGGAGACTGCCTTAGGGTTCCTAATGAAAGGCATTCAAACAAGTGATGGTCTCGAAATCTTGAGA ATTGGAGGAAACCTTATCGTTCCGAAAATGGCTCTGGtgattttgaaaacaatagAACAATCGCAGACTTGTCGTGTCCATACGTTGGATATGGGA GATACGGAGGTCGATGAAGAATTCTATACAATAGCAGACGAGATGCAAGCTAAGGGATCGTTCGAGGTGGCGCACGGTCCGGTCATCAAGCGAAGGGATCTGAAGACAAATTCCGCTGGAGCTATTGATGGAAACATGGACGCTGTGTACGAACTGTTCAAGTACATGAGCGACAACAACTACCGCGTTATAGACCTAATGAAATGGCTAGACAAGGATGGAAGCATGAGCATCAGTCGTGACGAGTTCAAGAAAGGGATGATT ACCGCCGAGGTCCCTCTGACCGAGCACCAACTAGATATTCTACTTGACAAACTGGATGTTGATGGTGACGGCGAAGTTGATTTCAA AGAGTTGTTGTTAGGAGAACGAATGTTTAGAAGAAAGATGCGGCAAAAGAAGGAAAGATTGCGTTCTACCAAGGAGAAAGCTGCAAAGTTGAGAAAAATTGTGCTTGCAACAATCAATGAAAAACCATAA